A window of the Brumimicrobium sp. genome harbors these coding sequences:
- a CDS encoding M13 family metallopeptidase yields MKTLNKALLLSVAVFTVACNNEKNKDMKEDSNTEKYTINSAWMDTTVSPATDFYQYANGIWLAENPVPASDANWGSFNILDKENKKKLTSILDESIASENEKGSSRQYIGDYYKAMKDMETRNQESEAHIQAIKEEIASIDNKDKIADAIRKMNTKGIKAFYNIYVEQDMKDVQKYVLYLSQGGLGLPNRDYYFDAEKEDIRKAYKAYMEKVFKMFGYSNANQMVESAYTIEETMAKTMMKPAELRQPENTYHPTPVAEVSNLKNFVNIQGYIADFGDATTQIVVVEQPEHLATVSKMIETTDFQTLQNYIAWKYLNKYSTALSEDLLQASFDFYGKTLSGKTEMKPINERAIDEMTGNPVNVALGQEFVAHYFPIEAKEKINQLVDNLFIVYKERIGKLTWMSEDTKKMALTKLSAITRKLAYPDKWKDISSLTIVPNDYMANIDACNTFDYNENMSRLTKPLDRDNWEMPAHLVNAYYHPLLNEIVFPAGIMQAPFFDIHAEDALNYAGIGMVIGHELTHGFDDEGSKFAADGTFQNWWSEDDRANFELRTKKLGATFASFCPFDGLCVNPDLTMGENIADLGGIRMAYYAYTLTDEFKKGEVRNGFTPAQRFFIAYAQLWKINYKEAELKKRLATDPHSPGKYRVNGPLMNTPEFIQAFGLKEGDYMRKSEKEIAEIW; encoded by the coding sequence ATGAAAACTTTAAACAAAGCTCTATTGTTATCTGTTGCTGTCTTTACGGTAGCTTGTAATAATGAAAAAAATAAAGACATGAAAGAAGATTCAAATACTGAGAAATATACAATAAATTCAGCTTGGATGGATACAACAGTCTCTCCAGCTACTGATTTTTACCAATATGCAAACGGAATTTGGTTGGCTGAAAATCCAGTTCCAGCTAGTGATGCCAATTGGGGTAGTTTTAACATCTTGGATAAAGAAAATAAGAAGAAATTAACTTCTATTCTAGATGAATCTATTGCTTCCGAAAATGAAAAAGGAAGTTCACGCCAATATATTGGTGATTACTACAAAGCCATGAAAGACATGGAAACACGTAATCAAGAAAGTGAGGCCCATATTCAAGCTATCAAAGAAGAAATTGCATCCATAGACAATAAAGACAAGATTGCAGATGCCATTCGCAAGATGAATACAAAAGGAATTAAAGCATTCTACAACATATATGTTGAGCAAGATATGAAGGATGTTCAAAAGTATGTTTTGTATTTGAGTCAAGGTGGACTCGGATTACCTAACCGCGATTACTATTTTGATGCTGAAAAAGAAGATATTCGTAAGGCATACAAAGCATATATGGAGAAGGTGTTTAAAATGTTCGGATATTCTAATGCTAATCAAATGGTTGAGTCTGCTTATACTATTGAAGAAACAATGGCTAAAACCATGATGAAGCCAGCCGAATTAAGACAACCAGAAAACACTTATCATCCTACTCCTGTTGCCGAAGTAAGCAATCTAAAGAACTTTGTAAATATTCAAGGATATATCGCTGACTTCGGAGATGCAACCACTCAAATCGTGGTAGTAGAACAACCTGAGCACCTAGCAACTGTTTCTAAAATGATTGAAACAACTGATTTTCAAACTCTACAAAACTACATTGCATGGAAATATCTTAACAAATATTCTACCGCACTAAGCGAAGATTTACTTCAAGCTAGTTTTGATTTCTACGGAAAAACGCTTTCTGGAAAGACTGAAATGAAACCTATCAATGAAAGAGCTATTGACGAAATGACTGGAAACCCAGTAAATGTAGCTTTAGGTCAAGAATTTGTAGCTCACTATTTCCCTATAGAAGCCAAAGAGAAAATCAATCAGTTGGTAGATAATTTATTTATTGTTTATAAGGAAAGAATCGGAAAACTCACATGGATGAGCGAGGACACTAAGAAAATGGCATTAACTAAATTGTCTGCTATTACCCGAAAATTAGCCTATCCAGACAAATGGAAAGATATATCCTCATTAACAATCGTTCCAAACGATTACATGGCTAATATAGATGCATGTAATACTTTTGATTACAATGAAAACATGTCGCGCTTAACCAAACCTTTAGATCGAGATAATTGGGAAATGCCTGCGCATCTTGTGAATGCTTATTATCATCCATTATTGAATGAAATCGTGTTCCCAGCTGGAATTATGCAAGCTCCATTTTTTGACATCCATGCCGAAGATGCTTTAAATTATGCAGGAATTGGAATGGTAATAGGTCATGAATTAACACATGGATTTGACGATGAAGGAAGTAAATTTGCAGCAGATGGGACTTTCCAAAACTGGTGGAGTGAAGATGATAGAGCTAATTTTGAACTTAGAACGAAAAAATTAGGAGCTACTTTCGCATCCTTCTGCCCTTTCGATGGACTTTGTGTAAATCCAGATTTAACTATGGGTGAAAATATTGCCGACTTAGGTGGTATCCGCATGGCATATTACGCATATACTTTGACGGATGAATTTAAAAAAGGAGAAGTTAGAAATGGTTTTACTCCTGCACAACGTTTCTTTATTGCGTATGCTCAATTATGGAAAATAAACTATAAAGAAGCTGAATTGAAAAAACGCCTGGCAACAGATCCTCATAGTCCAGGAAAATACAGAGTAAATGGACCTCTTATGAATACTCCGGAATTTATTCAAGCATTTGGATTAAAAGAGGGAGATTACATGCGAAAAAGCGAGAAAGAAATTGCTGAAATCTGGTAA
- a CDS encoding acyl-CoA carboxylase subunit beta, which yields MAIKKEDLEFNKNDDAMRLKISQLERELAQIYLGGGKSKIVKHHEKGKLTARERIDLLFDKDTYSFEVAAFAGKDMYKEHGGCPSGGVVVKIGYVSGRQCIVVANDATVKAGAWFPITGKKNLRAQEIAMENHLPIIYLVDSAGVYLPMQDEIFPDKENFGRIFRNNAIMSSMGIPQIAAVMGSCVAGGAYLPIMSDESLIVNKTGTIFLAGSYLVKAAIGESIDNETLGGATTHTSISGVCDYKSENDEECISTIRDLMDRIGKVESAGFDKIEAIEPKEDTKKIYGIMPKDRTKPYDVRDIIKCIVDESKFTEYKKEYGQTIVTAYARIKGWSVGIVANQRVVVKSGKGEMQFGGVIYSDSADKASRFIMNCNQKNIPLVFLQDVSGFMVGSKSEQGGIIKDGAKMVNAMANSVVPKFTVIMGNSYGAGNYAMCGKAYDPRLIVSWPTGELAVMSGASAAKTLLQIEVASLKAKGEKISEEKEQELYNMIKNRYDEQISPYYAAARIWTDAIIDPAETRNVLALGIEMANHNKSDKRYNVGVIQA from the coding sequence ATGGCAATAAAAAAAGAAGATTTAGAATTTAACAAAAATGATGACGCAATGCGTCTTAAGATTTCACAATTAGAACGCGAATTAGCTCAAATATATTTAGGTGGTGGAAAATCAAAAATTGTAAAACACCACGAAAAAGGAAAACTTACCGCCCGTGAACGTATTGATTTACTTTTTGACAAAGACACATATAGTTTTGAAGTAGCTGCTTTTGCTGGAAAAGATATGTACAAAGAGCATGGTGGTTGCCCATCAGGGGGAGTAGTAGTAAAGATTGGTTATGTTTCAGGAAGACAATGCATTGTTGTTGCAAACGATGCTACTGTGAAAGCTGGCGCATGGTTTCCAATAACAGGTAAGAAAAATCTGAGAGCACAAGAAATTGCAATGGAAAACCATTTACCTATTATTTATTTAGTGGACTCAGCTGGAGTGTATTTACCTATGCAAGACGAAATCTTTCCAGATAAAGAAAATTTCGGTAGAATCTTTCGTAACAATGCGATTATGAGTTCAATGGGCATTCCACAAATTGCTGCTGTAATGGGTAGCTGCGTAGCAGGTGGAGCGTATCTTCCTATTATGTCTGACGAAAGTTTAATTGTCAACAAAACAGGAACCATCTTTTTAGCAGGGTCTTATCTTGTTAAAGCTGCCATAGGTGAATCTATTGATAACGAAACATTGGGTGGAGCCACGACGCATACTTCTATTTCGGGAGTCTGCGATTATAAATCTGAAAATGACGAAGAATGTATCTCAACTATTCGTGATTTAATGGATCGAATTGGAAAAGTAGAATCGGCAGGATTTGACAAAATAGAAGCAATAGAACCAAAAGAGGATACCAAAAAAATATATGGCATTATGCCCAAAGATCGTACAAAACCTTATGATGTACGTGATATTATTAAATGTATCGTTGACGAATCTAAATTCACAGAATACAAAAAAGAATATGGGCAAACTATCGTTACAGCATACGCAAGAATCAAAGGATGGAGTGTTGGTATCGTTGCTAATCAACGTGTTGTCGTGAAAAGTGGGAAAGGAGAAATGCAATTTGGTGGAGTGATATATTCTGATTCCGCAGACAAAGCATCCCGATTTATTATGAACTGTAATCAGAAAAACATTCCACTTGTATTTTTACAAGACGTTTCAGGATTTATGGTAGGTTCCAAAAGTGAGCAAGGAGGAATTATTAAAGATGGTGCGAAAATGGTAAATGCCATGGCTAACTCAGTAGTTCCTAAATTCACAGTAATTATGGGTAACTCATACGGCGCTGGAAATTACGCCATGTGTGGAAAAGCGTATGATCCTCGTTTAATCGTTTCATGGCCTACCGGAGAATTAGCTGTAATGAGCGGTGCTTCTGCGGCTAAAACTTTACTTCAAATTGAAGTAGCTTCCCTAAAAGCTAAGGGAGAAAAAATCTCGGAAGAAAAAGAGCAAGAATTATACAATATGATTAAGAATAGATACGATGAACAAATAAGTCCATACTATGCGGCAGCTAGAATATGGACGGATGCTATTATCGATCCGGCTGAAACTAGAAATGTTTTAGCCCTTGGAATTGAAATGGCAAATCATAATAAATCGGACAAAAGATATAATGTGGGAGTAATTCAAGCATAA
- a CDS encoding GNAT family N-acetyltransferase, which translates to MCLDIEKLQIRAIRKEDNSAIAQVIKSTLEEYGENKEGTVYTDPTTNLIYESFHDVPKSQYFIAEYKSEVIGGSGIYPTIGLPDKYAELVKIYLKPEFRGKGIGKLLYQKAEEFARKNGYSHLYLESFPSLKEAIHLYEKLGYRYMPKALGNSGHFACTVWMLKELKDDGR; encoded by the coding sequence ATGTGTTTGGATATTGAAAAATTACAAATTCGTGCAATCCGCAAAGAAGATAATTCTGCTATTGCTCAAGTGATAAAATCTACTTTAGAGGAATATGGAGAAAACAAAGAAGGAACGGTTTATACAGATCCTACAACTAATCTTATTTATGAATCTTTTCATGATGTTCCTAAAAGTCAATATTTCATTGCAGAATACAAAAGTGAAGTGATAGGAGGGAGTGGTATATATCCTACTATAGGTTTGCCTGACAAGTACGCTGAATTAGTAAAGATTTATCTTAAACCGGAATTTCGAGGAAAAGGTATAGGGAAACTTCTGTATCAAAAAGCGGAAGAATTTGCTCGAAAAAATGGCTATTCACACCTGTATTTAGAGTCCTTTCCAAGTTTAAAAGAAGCCATTCATTTGTATGAAAAACTTGGATATAGATACATGCCAAAGGCTTTAGGTAATTCTGGCCATTTTGCTTGTACAGTATGGATGCTCAAAGAATTAAAAGACGATGGTCGGTAG
- a CDS encoding metallophosphoesterase, which yields MNTNDNFTQLLNRGKQGDITAMAFLGDLGTAHKYDLETFKEMISDSALPTSFSIMGNHDLFFDSWSAFKDIFGTAVYCFVVKTPTKKDLYLCLDSASGTFGDDQIEWLKNMLKNARSKYDKCIVMTHSNFSRIHHTASTSPLTEELLEVMDLFTEYNVNLVITGHDHRNNVSYLGNTDYIILDAVRDDEKQTSYLLLQKDGSNLKYDFIKF from the coding sequence ATCAATACAAATGATAACTTTACTCAATTATTAAACCGAGGAAAACAAGGTGACATAACTGCTATGGCTTTCCTTGGAGATCTCGGTACAGCGCACAAATATGATCTTGAAACATTTAAAGAAATGATTTCAGATAGCGCTTTACCTACTAGCTTTTCAATCATGGGAAATCACGACTTATTTTTTGATAGCTGGTCAGCCTTTAAAGATATATTTGGTACTGCTGTCTATTGCTTTGTTGTCAAAACTCCTACTAAAAAGGATTTGTATCTCTGTTTAGATTCTGCAAGTGGAACTTTTGGAGATGACCAAATTGAATGGCTTAAGAACATGCTTAAAAATGCCCGAAGCAAGTATGATAAATGCATTGTGATGACACATAGTAATTTCTCCCGAATACATCATACAGCCTCTACTAGTCCGTTAACGGAAGAATTACTGGAAGTAATGGATCTATTTACAGAATACAATGTCAATTTGGTTATCACCGGACATGATCACAGAAATAATGTAAGTTATTTAGGCAATACTGATTACATCATATTAGATGCGGTAAGAGACGACGAAAAACAAACTTCATATTTGCTTCTTCAAAAAGACGGTTCAAATTTGAAATATGATTTTATAAAGTTTTAA
- the miaA gene encoding tRNA (adenosine(37)-N6)-dimethylallyltransferase MiaA, with product MLKSGNPIGNKKIIVIAGPTASGKTSLAVSLATHLKCSIISADSRQFYKELSIGTAKPTSDEMQGIPHYFVNSHSVEKPLSSGQFEIEGRKLVAQLFEKEDVLIVVGGSGMFIDALLYGTDQIPHSPKARAHWNQEFELHGIAKLQEHLQTIDPDFYKEVDIYNPARLIRAIEVFESTGIPFSFWRKNTEKKALYPLFYFVIDLPREVLYNRINQRVDEMIQKGLLEEVKENMKFRHLQSLNTVGYKELFDYLDNKKTLEEAINLIKQNTRNYAKRQLTWFRKNKDAIYLNATSTDEQLRTILTSI from the coding sequence TTGCTGAAATCTGGTAATCCCATAGGAAACAAAAAAATTATTGTCATTGCAGGACCAACAGCGAGTGGAAAAACTTCACTCGCTGTTTCACTTGCAACCCATTTGAAGTGTTCCATTATTTCTGCTGATAGTCGCCAGTTTTATAAAGAACTCTCCATTGGCACTGCCAAACCTACCTCTGATGAAATGCAAGGAATTCCTCATTATTTCGTCAACTCCCATAGTGTAGAAAAGCCACTTAGTTCTGGGCAATTTGAAATTGAGGGTAGAAAACTCGTTGCTCAATTATTTGAAAAGGAAGATGTGCTTATTGTTGTGGGAGGTTCGGGAATGTTTATTGACGCTCTTTTATATGGTACAGATCAAATTCCACACAGTCCGAAGGCACGTGCTCATTGGAATCAAGAATTTGAGCTTCACGGGATTGCAAAATTGCAAGAACACTTACAAACTATCGACCCCGATTTTTATAAGGAAGTGGATATTTACAACCCTGCCCGACTAATTCGTGCCATTGAAGTGTTTGAATCTACAGGTATTCCTTTTTCATTTTGGCGGAAAAATACAGAAAAAAAAGCACTCTACCCTTTGTTTTACTTTGTTATCGATTTACCCAGAGAAGTGCTTTATAATCGAATTAACCAACGCGTAGATGAAATGATACAAAAAGGCTTACTTGAAGAAGTAAAAGAGAATATGAAGTTTCGCCATTTACAATCTCTCAACACAGTTGGCTACAAAGAATTATTCGATTATTTGGACAACAAAAAGACATTAGAAGAAGCAATTAATCTAATCAAACAAAATACGCGTAATTACGCTAAGAGACAGCTTACCTGGTTCAGAAAGAATAAAGATGCTATTTATTTAAACGCTACATCAACAGATGAACAGTTGAGAACTATTTTAACTAGTATCTAG
- a CDS encoding DUF1573 domain-containing protein, translating into MKRYLDFAREKYKQGDYVYSLEYYQKAMQLDSNTVNTLWEYAEVLRAYKDYRKAAYYYGEVYSREEGEMYPNSLLYYGLMTKQTGDYEKAIEIFKKAKKLYRRLDARGYAYKKSRVELESCIWAKANQGDFSDLIMEPLPDYINTKNAEFAHRVEGNTLYFSSLRADSISAAEEVYSTTYKTQIYSSEIKEQYGKDELVDGVNWDHSNSGNGTFSLDKKRFYFSHCRENGHNYQCKILVAYVDKGKFVDIDTLGEIINYPGANTTMPFIGEWDGEEVLFYASDRIGGKGGMDIWYSFIKNGNSFKKPINIKMLNSEDNELSPFWDSAEKTLYFSSSWYDGFGGYDVFKSTYTSAFGEPENLLEPINSPANDLYYFKTSTKDSAYVSSNRLGSNYSKNPTCCSDIYLFRKEIQPEPPTIEETLEDLNKRLPVTLYFHNDIPNPRSWDTTTTVNYIDSYNDYIGMLDQYKKEYSAGLKAEKAEDAKEDIEDFFIEYVEQGVKDLNQFIKLLTVELEKGHKIEMTVKGFASPLAKTDYNVNLAKRRITSLKNYLRNYQDGLYIQYLDKTAPNGAELRIKEIPYGEYVANQLTSDNPNDVKNSVFSRAAAIERKIEIQSVDIIRQEDTLITLLSSDNMIHVAGKQKEGTEIETFFTIKNEGETPIQMTDFIITDNNPNVIVSYSTTHLEPGESIPIKLSFDTTGFKGHQIAEVEIRYNGVEKGLKLAIVAEIE; encoded by the coding sequence AAAGCAGCGTATTATTATGGAGAAGTATATTCTCGAGAAGAAGGTGAAATGTACCCAAACAGCTTACTTTATTATGGCCTTATGACCAAACAAACAGGGGATTATGAAAAAGCAATTGAAATATTTAAAAAAGCAAAAAAACTTTACCGAAGACTAGACGCCCGAGGTTATGCATATAAAAAGAGTCGAGTAGAATTAGAATCATGTATTTGGGCAAAGGCAAATCAAGGAGATTTCTCCGATTTGATTATGGAACCTCTACCCGATTATATCAATACCAAAAATGCCGAATTTGCACATCGTGTCGAAGGAAATACCTTATATTTTTCTTCACTCCGTGCTGATTCTATCAGTGCAGCCGAAGAGGTATATTCAACCACCTATAAAACTCAAATCTATTCGTCAGAAATAAAAGAACAATATGGAAAAGATGAGTTGGTAGATGGCGTGAATTGGGATCATAGTAACAGTGGGAATGGTACTTTTAGTTTAGATAAAAAACGCTTCTACTTTAGTCATTGTAGAGAAAATGGACACAATTACCAATGCAAGATTTTGGTAGCATACGTTGACAAAGGAAAATTTGTAGATATAGATACTTTAGGTGAAATCATTAATTATCCAGGAGCTAACACAACCATGCCTTTTATTGGTGAGTGGGATGGAGAAGAAGTACTTTTTTATGCCTCTGACCGAATTGGGGGAAAAGGAGGAATGGATATTTGGTATAGCTTTATTAAAAATGGGAACTCTTTTAAGAAACCAATCAACATCAAAATGCTTAACTCAGAAGACAATGAATTATCCCCTTTTTGGGATTCAGCAGAAAAGACATTGTATTTCAGTAGTTCTTGGTATGATGGCTTTGGCGGATACGATGTATTTAAATCTACTTATACATCAGCTTTTGGTGAACCTGAAAACCTTTTGGAGCCGATTAATTCTCCAGCTAACGACTTGTATTATTTTAAAACTTCTACTAAAGATTCCGCGTATGTCAGTTCAAACCGATTGGGAAGTAATTACAGTAAAAACCCAACTTGTTGCAGTGATATCTATTTATTCCGGAAAGAAATACAACCAGAACCTCCTACGATAGAAGAAACTTTAGAAGATTTGAATAAACGCTTACCCGTAACACTCTATTTTCATAACGACATACCAAATCCACGGTCTTGGGATACAACTACTACTGTAAACTACATTGATAGTTACAATGATTATATTGGAATGCTAGACCAATATAAAAAAGAATATTCTGCAGGTTTGAAAGCAGAAAAAGCCGAAGATGCAAAAGAAGATATTGAGGATTTCTTTATTGAATATGTAGAACAAGGCGTGAAAGACCTTAATCAGTTTATCAAATTACTTACTGTAGAACTAGAAAAAGGTCATAAAATTGAAATGACAGTAAAAGGGTTTGCCAGTCCCTTAGCAAAAACCGACTATAACGTTAACCTTGCTAAACGAAGAATCACTTCCTTAAAAAATTACTTACGCAATTACCAAGATGGTTTGTATATTCAATATCTCGACAAAACTGCTCCTAACGGAGCGGAACTCAGAATTAAAGAAATTCCTTACGGAGAATATGTAGCCAATCAATTAACTAGTGATAATCCCAATGATGTGAAAAATTCAGTATTCTCACGTGCTGCTGCAATTGAGAGAAAAATTGAAATTCAAAGTGTAGATATTATACGTCAGGAAGATACATTAATAACATTATTATCATCCGACAACATGATTCATGTTGCCGGAAAACAAAAAGAAGGAACCGAAATTGAAACATTTTTCACTATCAAAAATGAAGGTGAAACTCCCATACAAATGACAGATTTTATAATCACAGATAATAACCCCAATGTAATTGTATCCTATTCTACCACCCATTTAGAACCGGGAGAGAGTATCCCTATCAAATTATCTTTTGACACAACAGGTTTTAAAGGACACCAAATTGCAGAGGTAGAAATCCGCTACAATGGTGTGGAAAAAGGATTAAAGCTTGCTATAGTAGCAGAGATTGAATAA
- the rocD gene encoding ornithine--oxo-acid transaminase — translation MSATMEKKTSQNYIDLEGKYGAHNYHPLPVVLARGEGVHVWDVEGKHYYDFLSAYSAVNQGHCHPHIIGALKEQAETLTLTSRAFYNNVLGVFEKKVTSVFGYDKVLAMNSGAEAVETAIKVCRKHAYDKKGIPEGEAKIIICENNFHGRTTTIISFSNDPDARQGYGPYTPGFIKIPYNDTAALEQALQQKNVAGFLVEPIQGEAGVYVPDEGYLAKVRELCTKYDVTFIADEVQTGIARTGRMLACDHENVRPDILILGKALSGGAYPVSAILADDDIMLVIKPGQHGSTFGGNPLAARVSIAALEVIENENLVENAEKMGQLFRKEMNRIIEKSDLVTKVRGKGLLNAILINDTPESSTAWDLCVAMKENGLIAKPTHGNIIRFAPPLVMTEDQLMECVAIIEKTILEFRK, via the coding sequence ATGAGTGCAACAATGGAAAAAAAGACATCACAAAATTATATAGATTTAGAAGGAAAATATGGAGCACATAACTATCATCCACTGCCAGTGGTATTGGCAAGAGGTGAAGGGGTACACGTATGGGATGTAGAAGGAAAACATTATTATGATTTTTTGTCGGCATATTCTGCTGTAAATCAAGGGCATTGCCATCCTCATATTATTGGAGCGTTAAAAGAGCAAGCCGAAACTTTAACCTTAACTTCTCGTGCTTTTTACAATAATGTACTTGGTGTTTTTGAGAAAAAAGTAACCAGTGTTTTTGGGTACGATAAGGTATTGGCAATGAATTCAGGTGCAGAAGCTGTTGAAACAGCTATTAAGGTGTGCCGTAAACATGCGTATGATAAAAAGGGTATCCCGGAGGGAGAAGCTAAAATCATTATTTGTGAGAATAATTTTCATGGAAGAACAACTACCATTATTTCCTTTTCAAACGACCCAGATGCACGTCAGGGATACGGCCCTTATACCCCAGGATTTATTAAAATTCCTTATAATGATACAGCAGCATTAGAACAAGCATTGCAACAAAAAAATGTGGCAGGATTTCTTGTAGAACCTATTCAAGGAGAAGCTGGTGTTTACGTACCTGATGAAGGATATTTAGCTAAGGTACGTGAATTATGTACTAAATATGATGTGACTTTTATCGCAGATGAGGTACAAACAGGAATTGCACGAACTGGTAGAATGTTAGCATGTGATCATGAAAATGTACGTCCTGATATTTTGATTTTAGGAAAAGCACTCTCTGGCGGAGCATATCCCGTTTCTGCTATTTTAGCTGATGATGACATTATGTTGGTTATTAAACCGGGTCAACATGGTTCTACTTTTGGAGGAAATCCATTAGCAGCACGTGTGTCTATAGCGGCTTTAGAGGTAATAGAAAACGAGAATTTGGTTGAAAATGCAGAAAAAATGGGACAACTTTTCCGTAAAGAAATGAACCGAATTATTGAAAAATCAGATTTGGTGACCAAGGTACGTGGAAAAGGATTGCTAAATGCCATTTTGATTAATGATACCCCTGAAAGTTCAACAGCTTGGGATTTATGTGTTGCAATGAAAGAGAACGGGTTGATAGCCAAGCCAACACATGGAAATATTATACGTTTTGCACCTCCGTTAGTAATGACAGAGGATCAATTGATGGAGTGTGTAGCCATTATTGAAAAGACAATATTAGAATTCCGCAAATAA
- the pfkA gene encoding 6-phosphofructokinase, translating into MKKIGLLTSGGDAPGMNAAIRAITKSAMHYGIQAIGIKDGFEGLMNGTFINMKYTDVDNIIQRGGTILGSPRSQRFREIEGRKEAAQKIKDAEIDGLVVIGGDGSLRGALALQEVIDIPIIGIPATIDNDLYGTEATIGYDTALNTIVSAVDNIRDTASSQNSIFLVEVMGRNSGFLALNSAIACGAESVLIPESISDINGLADQIRTQNKGRRSSIIIVAEGDEEGGAIEIKRKLQPLLEGYNLKTTILGHIQRGGSPSYFDRALATRSGVLAVELLLQGVSNQMIGIQNDALTTLDISNAVTKKAIPDLDKEELLKKLLTHRSL; encoded by the coding sequence ATGAAAAAAATCGGTTTACTCACATCCGGAGGAGATGCACCGGGAATGAATGCTGCCATACGGGCTATCACGAAAAGTGCTATGCATTACGGTATTCAAGCAATTGGAATTAAGGATGGTTTTGAAGGACTTATGAACGGCACCTTCATAAACATGAAATATACGGATGTAGACAATATCATTCAGCGAGGAGGAACAATTTTAGGTTCTCCACGTTCTCAACGATTTAGAGAAATTGAAGGAAGAAAAGAGGCCGCTCAAAAAATCAAAGATGCTGAAATAGATGGTTTGGTAGTTATTGGAGGTGATGGTTCGCTTAGAGGTGCTTTAGCGCTTCAGGAAGTTATTGATATTCCAATTATTGGTATTCCTGCAACTATTGATAATGACTTATATGGAACAGAAGCAACTATTGGATATGATACGGCATTAAATACAATCGTTTCAGCAGTTGATAATATTCGCGATACAGCATCTTCCCAAAATAGTATTTTCCTTGTAGAAGTAATGGGGCGAAACTCGGGTTTTTTAGCTTTAAACTCAGCCATTGCATGTGGCGCAGAATCTGTCCTTATTCCTGAATCTATTTCTGATATCAATGGTTTAGCAGATCAGATACGCACTCAAAACAAAGGGAGAAGAAGTAGTATCATCATTGTTGCTGAAGGCGACGAAGAAGGTGGAGCGATTGAAATCAAACGGAAACTACAACCTTTATTAGAAGGATACAACCTAAAAACTACCATTTTGGGACACATACAACGAGGTGGCTCTCCCTCATATTTTGACAGAGCTTTGGCAACACGATCTGGTGTTCTTGCTGTTGAATTGCTTCTGCAAGGCGTTTCCAATCAAATGATAGGAATTCAAAATGATGCATTAACGACTTTAGACATCTCAAATGCAGTCACCAAAAAGGCTATCCCTGACCTAGATAAGGAAGAATTATTAAAGAAATTATTGACACACCGTTCGTTATAA
- a CDS encoding GNAT family N-acetyltransferase: MLNWQFKHFNDLSLSEFHDIISLRIKVFVVEQNCPYQELDGKDKKSYHLICRNGSGELVGTMRIMPEGVSFEHVGIGRIVLEEQERGAHEGDQMMVEALNFCQAEFGNVPICLSGQKHLEKFYNKHGFISTGKEYLEDNIPHVEMCRKSK, from the coding sequence ATGTTAAATTGGCAATTCAAACATTTTAATGATTTATCACTGAGTGAGTTTCATGATATCATTTCTCTCAGAATCAAAGTTTTTGTAGTGGAGCAAAACTGTCCCTATCAAGAATTAGATGGAAAAGACAAAAAGAGTTACCACTTAATTTGTAGAAATGGTTCTGGTGAATTAGTAGGAACTATGAGAATAATGCCTGAAGGTGTTTCTTTTGAGCATGTAGGAATCGGTCGAATCGTGTTAGAAGAACAAGAAAGAGGAGCACACGAGGGAGATCAAATGATGGTGGAAGCTCTTAATTTCTGCCAAGCTGAATTTGGAAATGTTCCTATCTGCTTATCAGGCCAAAAACATTTAGAAAAATTTTACAATAAACATGGCTTTATTTCAACTGGGAAGGAGTACTTGGAAGATAATATACCACATGTTGAAATGTGTCGAAAATCTAAATAA